The Ornithinimicrobium sufpigmenti genome includes the window GCCCAGCCGCATTCGGTGCACCGGTAGGAAGGCCTGGTCCCGCTCTTGCTCGCCACGCCCCCGAGGGTATGCCGTGCCACCGACACCCCCCGCGCGCCCGGGTTCAGTGACCGGCGGCGCGGGTGGCCGGATGGACGTGGAGCGGCAGCAGCCGGCGACCACCGGGGGTGGCTCGCAGGGCCGCGGCCGCGGCGAGGTGGTCCTCGCACAGGGTGACGAGCTCGGCATACCCCTCCGGCCCGATCAGCTCCACGAGCTCGTCGCGCAGCGAGAGGTAGACCGGCTCGGCGGCGGTGTGCGCGTCGGGGTGCCCGGTGCAGTACCAGTCGAGGTCGTGCCCGCCCGGCCCCCAGGCGCGGCGGTCGAACTCGCCGATCGAGATCTCCAGGTAGGAGGTGCCGTCCGCGAGCTCCACGTCGCGGTAGTCCCGCTTGAGCGGCAGCTGCCAGCACACGTCCGGCTTGGTCGTGTGCGGAGGGACACCGGTCGCGACGGCGTGCTGGTGCAGCGCGCAGCCGGCGCCGGCGGGGAAGCCGGGGCGGTTGAGGAAGATGCAGGCGCCGTCCACCACGCGGGTCGCGACCTCCGCCCGGTCGTGCTCCCCGTCCTGCACGCCGTGGCGCACCGACCAGCCCTCGTCCCGGCCTGGACCGTGCAGCTGCCACTCGTCGGGCCCCAGCTGCTCGACCACGGCCGCCACCCTGGCCACGTCGTCGGCGTCGGTGAAGTGGGCGCCGAGGGTGCAGCAGCCGGCGTCGGGCTGGTCCGCGTCGATGCCCGGGCACCGGCCCTCGCCGAAGAGGCAGTGCCAGCGCGAGGTGAGCCAGGTCAGGTCCAGCCGGAGCCGCTGGGCGGGCTCGGCAGGATCGGTCAGCTCGACCCACAGGCGAGGGGTGTCGAGCGGGGTCTCGGTCACCGGTTCAGGGTAGAGGGGAGGGAGAGGGGATAATGAGCCCATGCGCCTAGGTGTCATCGACGTGGGTTCGAACACGGTGCACCTGCTGGTCGTGGATGCCTACCACCCGGGTGCGCACCCGATGCCGGACTACTCCCACAGCACCGTGCTGCGGCTGGCCGAGCACATGACCCCAGGCGGCGACATCTCCGCCGAGGGGGCGCAGCTGCTCTCCCGCTTCGTGGGCGAGTGCGTCGAGGTCGCCGAGGAGCGCGGGGTCAAGCAGCTCATGGGCTTCGCGACCAGCGCGATCCGCGACGCAGGGAACACCGAGGACGTGCTGGCCCAGGTCAAGGCCTCCTCAGGAGTGGACCTCGACGTGCTGGAGGGTGACGCCGAGGCGCGGGTCACCTTCCTGGCGGCACGGCGCTGGTTCGGCTGGTCGGCGGGCCGGCTGCTGCTCATCGACATCGGCGGGGGCTCCCTGGAGCTGGCTGCCGGGCTCGACGAGGATCCGGACGTCGCCCTGTCGGTTCCCCTCGGCGCAGGCCGGCTGACCCGCGAGCTGAGCAAGGACCCACCCGGAGCCGGCGAGCTCAAGGTGCTGCGCAAGCGGGTCCGCTCCGAGATCGCCAGCCTCCAGCCCCGGCTGGCCCGGGTGGGCGAGCCGCAGCTGGCCGTCGGTACCAGCAAGACGATCCGCTCCCTGGCCCGGGCCTGTGGTGCGGCACCGCGGGCCGAGGGCCCCTACGTGCCCCGGACCCTGGCCCTGGCCGACCTCACCGAGCTGGTCCAGAAGCTGGCCCTGATGCCGGCGGCCAAGCGCGCGAACCTGCCCGGGGTCTCTGCCGCCCGCGCCCCGCAGCTGCTCGCCGGCGCGGTCGTCGTCGAGGCGTCCATGGACCTGCTCGGGCTGGACACGCTCACGGTCTGCCCCTGGGCCCTGCGGGAAGGTCTGATCCTGCGTTTCCTGGACTCCCTCACCGGCCGTGACGACTCCACGAACGGGTACCGGGCATGAACCACATCCCCGTGCACCTGTCGACCTCCTCGGTCTACCCCGAGAACGCCGCCTACGCCTTCGACCTGGCCCAGCGCCTGGGCTACGACGGCGTGGAGATCATGGTCTGGACCGATCCGGTCACCCAGGAGGCCGGCGCGCTCAACGCCCTGGCCGAGCTGCACGAGCTGGCGATCGGGGCCATCCACGCGCCCACCCTGCTCCTCGCCCAGCGGCTCTGGGGCTGGGAGCCGTGGGGCAAGATCGAACGCGCCCTGGACCTGGCGGCCGAGGTCGGCGCCCAGTGCGTCGTGGCCCATCCTCCCTTCCGGTGGCAGCGGGGGTATGCCGAGGGGTTCGTCGAGGGGGTGGCAGAGCGGGAGGAGCGCTGGGGCGTCCCGATCGCGGTGGAGAACATGTTCCCCTGGCGTACCGGGGCCTCGGCGATGCAGGCCTACCTGCCCGGGCCCGACCCGCGCCCCTATCCCTACGAGCACGTCACGCTGGACATCAGCCACGCCGCGACCGCCGGCACCGACGCCCTGGAGCTCGCCCGGGACCTGGGACCGCGGATCCGCCACGTGCACCTCGGCGACTCCTTCGGCTCGTTCAAGGACGAGCACCTGGTGCCCGGCCGGGGCGGTCAGCGCTGTCAGGAGGTGCTGGAGTTCCTCGTCGACCAGGACTTCACCGGCATCGTCAGCCTGGAGGTCGGCACCCGCCGCATGTCCTCCCCGTCGCGGGAGGAGGCGCTCGCCGAGTCCCTCGCCTTCGCCCGCGAGCACCTGGGCCAGCACGACCTGCCCGGCGCGCGGCGGCATACCTCCTGAAGGCACCGGGCAGTCCTCAAGGCGCTGTGCAGGCGGCAGCCTCGCGCGCGGCCCTGAGCACCCGCAGGCGTAGCCTTGCGCCCATGGACCTCGCCGATCTCAACCCCTCGGCCGTGCTGCGGCAGACCCTGCTGGGCGTGAGCCGCAACGACCAGCTCCGGCAGCTCATCCAGCAGGCGCCGGTCAGCCGGGACGTGGTCAAGCGCTTCGTCGCCGGCGAGGAGACGCCGGACGCCGTCCGCGTCGCGGGCGAGCTGGTCGAGACGCGGCGCCGGGTCACCATCGACTACCTCGGCGAGGACACCCTGGACCCGGAGCAGGCGGCCAGCACCAGGGACGCGTACCTGGAGCTGCTGGGTGCGCTCTCCGACGCCGGCCTGACCGCCGACGGGACCGTCGAGGTGAGCCTGAAGCTGTCCGCGCTGGGTCAGGCCCTGGGCCGCGACGGTCACCGCATCGCGCTGGACCACGCGCGCGCGGTCTGCCAGGCCGCCGCCAACGTCGGCACGACCGTGACCGTCGACATGGAGGACCACACCACGACCGACCTCACCCTGGCCACGGTGCGGGAGCTGCGCCAGGACTGGCCGTGGGTGGGGGTGGCCCTGCAGAGCTACCTCTACCGGACCGAGGAGGACTGCCGCGACCTCGCCCACGAGGGTTCGCGGGTGCGCCTGTGCAAGGGCGCCTACAAGGAGCCGGCGAGCGTGGCCTACCAGGACTCCGGCGATGTCGACCGGGCCTACGTGCGGTGCCTGAAGATCCTGCTGCAGGGTCAGGGCTACCCGATGGTGGCCAGCCACGACCCGCGGCTGATCGAGATCACCAGCGTGCTGGCGGCCAAGGCCCAGCGCTCCGCGGACAGCTTCGAGTTCCAGATGCTCCTCGGCATCCGACCGGAGGAGCAGCGGCGCCTCGCGGGTGCCGGCGCCCAGATGCGCGTCTACCTGCCCTACGGCCAGGACTGGTACGGGTACCTCGTCCGGCGGATGGCCGAGCGCCCCGCCAACCTGAGCTTCTTCCTGCGCGGCCTGGCGAGCCGGGGATGAGCAGGGGTGTGCAGGGGGACGGGCACAGGGATGAGCAGAGGGACGAGCAGGGTATGACGATCGCCGTCCTGGGCGCGGGGGTGATGGGCGGGACGTTGGTCGCCGCACTGGTCCGCTCCGGCCACCGGCCCTCCGACATCATCGTCGCCGACAAGTCCGCCGAACGGGCCGCGCAGGTGGCGCTGCCCCACGGTGCCCGGCACGACAGCGCCGAGGAGGCCGTGGCCGCGGCGCAGACCGTCGTGCTGGCCGTCAAGCCGCAGGACATGTCGGCGCTCATCGACCAGATCCGTGATCAGATGCGGCCGGAGACCCTCGTCGTGTCGATCGCCGCCGGGATCAGCACGGCGTTCCTGGAGGCCCGGCTGGCCGAGGGCACCTCGGTCGTGCGGGTGATGCCGAACACCCCGGCCCTGGTGGACCAGGGCATGTCCGCGCTCAGCCCGGGACGGCACTGCACGCCCGAGCACCTGGCTCAGGCCAGGGCCCTGCTGGAGCACGTGGGCCGCGTGATCGTGCTCGACGAGGGCCACCAGGACGCGGTCACCGCCATCAGCGGCAGCGGACCGGCCTACATCTTCTACGTGGTCGAGGCGATGATCGAGGCAGGGGTCCTGCTGGGGCTGCCCCGGGACACCGCGACAGAGCTCGTCGTCCAGACGTTGTATGGTGCCGCCACGATGATCCGCGAGACGGGGCACCACCCCACGGTGCTCCGTGAGCAGGTCTCCAGCCCCGGCGGCACCAGCGTTGCTGCGCTCCGGGCGCTCGAGGATCACAAGGTCAGGGCAGCCTTCCTCACCGCGATGGAGGCGGCCGCGGTCCGGTCCCGGGAGCTTTCTCCTCGGCCCGAGTGAGCCAGGGTGCAGGTCACCTCAGAGTTCACCCTGCCGGGCGAGGGACGCCGGAACCCGTATGACAGAGTAGGGAACATGAGCGAGATTCACGTGCGCGTCCTGGACGAGGACGAGTGGCAGACCTACAAGAGTGTGCGTCTGCGGGCGTTGCGTGAGTCTCCCGAGGCCTTCGTCGCCTCCGCCGAGGAGGAAGAGAGCCTGGAGGACGCGGTCTGGCAGGAGCGGCTCGCCCGCTCCCAGCGGCTGCTCGCCGAGGAGAACGGCGACGTGATCGGCGTGGCCAGCGTCGGCGGTGTCCACCGCACCCAGTCCGACGACATCGGCGAGCTCTTCGGCCTGTGGGTCCAGGCGGACCGCCGCGGCAGCGGCGTCGCCCGGCGGCTGCTCGAGCACGCCGCCGTCGTGGCCCGCGGCGCCGGCCTGAAGCAGCTGGTCTACTGGGTCGGGACCGACAACGGCCGCGCGGTCGCCTTCGCGTCCAGCTTCGGCTTCCGTCCGACCGACGACCGCCGCCCGATGCGGATCCACGGCGTCGACGCGGAGGACGCCGAGTCCGAGGAGATGAAGATGGTCTACCCCCTCGGGGACGCGGCCGGGGTTCCCACCTCTCTGTGACCTCCCACCCCTGAGCCCGGCCACGCCGGTCGGTGCCGGCCCAGGGTGGGCCATGCCGGCCTCTGTGCAGTCTCGACCGTCGGCGGGTCGGCCCCGGGCGTGGACTACGTTGGGCCCATGAGCGGCTCATGGGTGATGTGGGACGAGCGCTACACGGCCTACGACTTCGGACCGGGCCACCCCATGCACCCCAGCCGGCTCGATCTCACCTACCGGCTGGCCACGGCGCTGGGCCTGCTCGACCACGACGACGTCGAGGTGGTCCCCGTGGAGCCGGCCCGGGTGGCGGACCTGCTCACCGTGCACAGCCCGGACCATGTGACCGAGGTCAAGAAGGTCTCGGCCGACCCGAGCCTGGCCCGCGGCCGGCACGGCGTCGGCACCGAGGACACCCCCGCGTTCGCCGGCATGCACGAGGCCTCCTCCTACGGCGTCGGCGGCACCCTGGCGGCCTGCGAGGCCGTGTGGTCGGGGCGGACCAAGCGGGCGGTGAACATCGCCGGCGGGATGCACCACGCGATGCCCGAGGCGTCGGCGGGCTTCTGCGTCTACAACGACATCGCCGTGGGGATCAAGCGGATGCTGGACCTGGGCGCGGAGCGCGTGGTGTACCTCGACCTGGACGTGCACCACGGCGATGGCGTGGAGCGCGTCTTCTGGAACGACCCCCGGGTGCTGACCGTGTCGATGCACGAGAGCGGCCGGGCGCTCTACCCCGGGACCGGTTTCCCCGGCGACACCGGCGGCCCCAAGGCGCAGGACACGGCCGTCAACATCGCGCTGCCGCCGGGCACGGGCGACGAGGGGTGGCTGCGCGCCTACCAGGCGGTGGTCCCCACCATCGTCCGGGCCTTCAACCCGCAGGTCGTCGTCAGCCAGCACGGCTGCGACTGCCACTATGCCGACCCGCTGGCCCACCTGACCGTCTCGATGGACGCGCTGGCGGTGGCCTGCGGCTGGGTGGCCGAGCTGGCCGAGGACACCGCCGAGGGCCGCTGGGTCTCCCTGGGCGGTGGGGGGTATGAGCTGGTCGACGTCGTGCCCCGGGCCTGGACCCACCTCATCGGCGTGGTCACCGGTCGCCCCGTCGACCCCTCGGCGCCCGTGCCGCAGTCCTGGCGCGACTACGTCCTGGAGGTCTACGGCAGGGAGGCGCCGACGCTCATGGGGGACCGTGGTGGCCGGCCGATCCGCTACGGACGCTGGGAGGACGGCTACCAGCCCGAGGACCCCGTCGACTCGGCCATCATGGCCACCCGCCGCGCCATCTTCCCCGGCTGGGGACTCGACCCCTACTTCGACTGAGGACCTCGCGCCACGTGCGCCACAGCTGACTCGTTGGTCACGCCCGGCGTGTCAGGCTGGACTTTTCTTCCACAACGACTTTCGCAAGGACCACATCTGCCCCTATGGTTAGGCCCGACAACCAAGAGTCGGGTCAGCGTGCCGGAGGGGAAGCCGAGTTCGCACACCCGCGTGAAGAGAGACGGGATGCGTCCTATGGCAGATGAGCGCCAGCTCGCTGAGATGACGTTCATGACCGTGGCCGAGGTGGCCGCCGTCATGCGCGTGTCCAAGATGACGGTGTACCGCCTGGTGCACTCCGGAGAGCTTCCCGCCGTGCGCGTGGGCCGCTCGTTCCGTGTCCCGGAGCAGGCGGTGCACGACTACCTCCAGGACTCCTACCACGGCACCGCCTGAGGGCCTGCCCTCCGCAGCCGACCCCCGCCCCCGCACCGTCGCGTCTGGGTGGGCACGTTTGGGCGGTCCTGTCCCGCCGCGTTAGGCTGATCCAATCCGTTGTGCGCACCGGCCCGCGTCGAGAGCGCATGCACCACGACCGACGAACAAAGGACTGCCTATGGGCTCCGTGATCAAGAAGCGCCGCAAGCGCATGGCGAAGAAGAAGCACCGCAAGCTGCTGCGCAAGACGCGTCACCAGCGTCGCAACAAGAAGTGACTGAGAGTCCGGTCGCTGTCAGGTGGCCGGACCACCGCACAGGCATGGCGCCCCACCCCTCCGGGTCGGGCGCCATCGTCGTGCCCGGGAAGGAGGTCGGCATGTGGGACCGGTTGTGGCGGCGACGCCCTGAGGCCGCGAGCCGCCGGGCGGCGCAGCCCTCACCCGAGGTGGTCGTCGTGACCCGGGCGGGCTGCCACCTGTGCGAGGAGATGCTGGCGGTGGTGGGAGCCGGGCTTGGCCCCGGGGGGGAGCCCCGCACGCTCGACGTGGACGCCGCCCTGCGCGCCGGGCAGATCAGCGCCGAGCAGCACGAGCGGTGGACCACGCTGGTGCCGGTGCTGCTGGTCGACGGCCGGGAGGTGGCCCACTACCGGGTGGAGCCGGGGCAGCTCGCCGGGCTGCTGGGCCGCGACGACAAGGGTCGTGGATCCCCTGGATCCCGCCGTTTTGGAGGATGAGGGGGTCCCGCCATACAGTGAGGGGGTCCGCGTCGCCGTCGTGCAAGGGTCTGATATAAGCCCTCCCGGTCGACGCCGTCCAACGAGAGGAGCCGGTGCCGCCGTGATGGCCGAGTCCACCCGACGGGGGGTGCCGGAAGCCACCGTCGGACGACTCCCGGGTTATCTCCAGGCACTCTCCGGCCTCGCCGACCAGGGGCGGCGCTCCGTCTCCAGCGAGGAGCTCGCCGCCCTCGCCGGTGTCCGCTCGGCCCAGGTGCGCAAGGACCTGTCCCACCTCGGCTCCTACGGCGTGCGTGGCGTGGGCTACGACGTCGCGCGGCTCTCGGAGCAGGTCTCGGCCGAGCTGGGGCTCTCCCAGGACTGGCCCGTCGTCATCGTCGGCATGGGCAACCTGGGTCGTGCGCTGGCCGCCTACGGCGGTCTGGCCACCCGCGGCTTCCGCGTGGTCGCCGTGGCCGACCGCGACCCGGCCGTGGTCGGCACCACGGTGGAGGGTATGCCGGTCTGCCGCCTGGAGGACCTGGACCCGCTCACCACGCCGGTCTCGGTCGGTGTCATCACGACCCCGGGGGACCAGGCCCAGTCCGTCGCCGACCAGCTGGTCGCGCTCGGGGTGCGGTCCATCCTGACCTTCGCCCCCGGGGTGCTCACCGTCCCGGCCGATGTCGACGTGCGTGCCGTCGACCTCGGCACCGAGCTGCAGATCCTGGCCTTCCACCAGCACCAGCGCTCGCTGGTGACCGCCGAGGCCCAGACGGGGGTGGTCTCGTGAGCGTCCTGGTCGTCGGCATCTCCCACCACAGCGCTCCCATCGACCTGCTCGAGCGGGTGGCCCTCGACAACCAGGGCGCCGACGCACTGGCTCGGCAGGTGCATTCCGCCGGGAACGTCGAGGAGGCGATGGTGCTCGCCACCTGCAACCGCCTCGAGGTGGTCGTGGAGGCCAGCACCTTCCACGGTGCGGTGTCCGAGATCGGCGAGCTGCTGTGCGAGCTGAGCGGGCTGGACCACGACCAGCTGTCGCCGCACCTGTACGTGCACCACGACGAGCGCGCGGTGGCCCACCTGTTCAACCTGGCCTGCGGCCTGGACTCGATGGCGGTCGGAGAGAGCCAGATCCTGGGCCAGCTGCGCGCCGCGCTGGCCGCCGCCCAGCGGGACGCCCGCCTTGGACCGGCCCTGAACCCGCTGCTGCAGAAGGCGCTGCGGGTCGGCAAGCGGGCCCACGCCGAGACCTCCATCGACGAGGTGTCCCGCTCCCTGGTGACCCTCGGGCTAGACCAAGCCAGGCAGGTCCTGGGCGACCTGACCGAGGTCCGGACCGTCGTGCTGGGGGCCGGAGCCATGTCCGGTCTCGCCGTCGCGACCCTGGTGCGGGACGGGATCACCGATGTGACCGTCGTCAACCGCACCGGCGCCACCGCCAGGCGGCTCGCCGACCGTCACGGGGTGCGCGCGGCCGGCTGGCCGGAGATGGCGGCCCGAGCCGGTTCTGCCGACCTGCTCATCACCACGACCGGCGCGGTGGGTCAGGTGCTGGACGCGGCCGCGCTGGCCCAGGCCCGGCTGGACGCCGGCCGCACGGGTGCTCCCCAGGTCGTCCTCGACCTGGCCCTGCCCCGCGACATCGACCCCGAGGTGGGCCACCTGGCGGGCGTGCACCTGTGGGGCCTGGCCGAGCTGCAGGCCGAGGCCGAGCACGCCCGGCCCGCGACCCAGGACGCCACCCAGCAGGCCCAGGAGCAGGACGCCCTCGCCGCGGTGCGTGACCTGGTGACCGCCGAGGTCGCCGGCTACCTGACCGAGCGACGGGCTGCCCGGATCGCGCCCACCCTGGCTGCGCTGCGCTCCAGGGCCGCGAAGGTCGTCGACGCCGAGATGGCCCGCCTGGACCAGCGCCTGCCGCACCTGCCCGAGGACGAGCGCGCCGAGGTCCGGCGCACGGTCCAGCGGGTCGTGGACAAGCTGCTGCACACCCCGAGCGTCCGGGCCAGGCAGCTGCAGTCGGTCGACACCGGCGGCGTGGGCGACTACGGCCACGCCCTCCGCGAGCTGTTCGACCTCGACCCGCACGACATCGCGGTCGTCTCCTCCCCGCCGCCCGACATCGCGGTCGTCTCCTCAGCGCCGCCGACCGACCAAGGAGGTGCCCGGTGAGCGCCCGGTCCCTGCGTCTCGGCACCCGCGCCAGCGCGCTGGCCACGAGCCAGTCCGAGTGGGTCGCAGACCGGCTGCGCGCGGCCGGCCACGAGGTGGAGCTGGTGCTGGTCCGCACCGAGGGCGACGTCTCCCGGGCCAGCCTGCAGGAGATCGGCGGCACCGGGGTCTTCGCCTCCGCGCTGCGGGACTCCCTGCGACGCCGGGAGGTGGACCTGGCGGTCCACTCCCTCAAGGACATCCCCACCGCGCCCGAGCCCGACCTGACGATCGCGGCGGTCCCCGAGCGCGAGGACCCCCGCGACGTGCTCGTGGCCCGTGACGGCCTCACCCTGGCCGAGCTGCCCGCGGGCTCCGTCATCGGCACCGGCTCCCCGCGCCGGGCGGCCCAGCTCGCGCTGGCCCGCCCCGACCTGCAGGTCCGGGACATCCGCGGCAACGTCGGCACGCGGATCAACCTTGTCCACGACGGTGAGCTGGACGCGGTGGTCCTGGCCCGTGCCGGCCTGGCCCGCCTGGACCGGCTGGCCGACGCCACGGACACCCTCGAGCTGGGCATCATGCTCCCCGCGCCCGGCCAGGCCGCCCTCGCGGTGGAGTGCCGGGAGGACGACCTCGAGCTCGTCACGCTCCTGGCGCAGACCCTCGACCACGCTCCCACCCGGGCCGCGGTGACCGCCGAACGCGCCGTGCTGGCCGCCCTCGAGGCCGGCTGCACCGCCCCCATCGCCGCGCTGGCGACGCCGGCCGACCCGCCCGTCCCGGCCGAGCACCCCTCGGACGCCGCCGCCGGCGCGCTGTCCCTCTCTGTCTTCGTGGCGCTGCAGGACTTCACGCAGCGCCACGAGGCGACCGGCACCGATCCGGTCGCCCTGGGCCACGAGGTGGCCCAACAGCTGTTGACCGAGCAGTTGACGTCCCGTCCCGACCCCGCCGGCCTCGAGGCCGACCGTAGCCGCGGTGCGGCTGCCCGCGGGGCCTTCGAACCGGAGCCAGATCTGTGAGCACCGAAGCCTTCTCCATCCACCCCTCCCACCTGCCGACCCACGTGGCGGCCGCCCGCGTCGCCTTCGTCGGCGCCGGCCCCGGCGACCTCGGACTGCTCACCGTCCGGGCCCGGGACTACCTCGCGGCGGCTGACACCGTGGTGCTCGACAGCGCCGAGCTGGTCGAGCAGCTGGGTCCCTGGACCCGGGACGACGCCGACTTCGTCCTCACCACGACCGACAGCGGACGCGAGCGCACCGACGCGGCGCGCGTCAAGCTGCTCGTGCGCACCGCGACCCGGTACGCCGACCCGAGCCACCTGGTCGTCCGGCTCCTCGAGGGCGACCCGGTCGCCGACCCGGCCCTGACCCGCGAGGCGAGCGGCTGCCGCGAGGCCGGCATCCCCTTCGAGATCGTGCCGGGCGTGGCGACCGTCTGGTCGGTGCCGGCCTACGCCGGGATGCCCCTGTCCGGCACCGTCGGCAAGGGCGGCGCTCTGCACCTCATCGACGCCGAGGACTCGGGCACCGACTGGAGCCGTTCGGTCGACGACGAGATCACCGTGGTGGTCATGGGCTGCGGTGACCCGCTGCAGAAGGCCTTGACCGGCCTGCTCGAGGCCGGCCGGGACCCGCAGACCCCGGTCGCGCTCACCGAGCACGGCACCACCGTGCGCCAGCAGACGAGCGTGCTGTCCCTGGGCGAGACCGTCGAGGCCCTGGCGACGGGTGCCGCCGCCTGTCCCGACGCCTCGATCGCCGTCGTCGGGCACCCGGTGGAGCTGCGCTCCGAGCTGTCCTGGTGGGAGAGCCGGCCGTTGTTCGGCTGGTCGGTGCTGGTGCCCCGCACCAAGGAGCAGTCCGGCTCGATGACCGCCCGCATCGCGGCCTACGGCGCCACGTCCTCCGTCGTGCCGACGATCAGCGTCGAGCCGCCCCGCACCCCGCAGCAGATGGACCGCGCGATCAAGGGTCTCGTCACCGGCCGCTACGAGTGGATCGGCTTCACCTCCGTCAACGCGGTGAAGGCCATCCGGGAGAAGTTCGAGGAGCTGGGCCTGGACGCCCGGGCCTTCGCCGGGCTCAAGCTGGCAGCCGTCGGCGGCGTCACCGCCGACGCCCTGCGCGAGTGGGGCCTGGAGCCCGACCTGGTGCCCACCGGCGAGCACTCCGCCCGCGGCCTGCTCGAGGTCTGGCCGCCCTACGACGAGGTGCTGGACCCGATCGACCGGGTCTTCCTGCCCCGCGCGGACATCGCCACCGACACCCTCGTCGCGGGCCTGCAGGACATGGGCTGGGAGGTGGACGACGTGACGGCATACCGGACCGTGCGTGCCTCCCCGCCCCCGGCCCCGGTCCGGGAGGCGATCAAGGGCGGTGCCTTCGACGCCGTCTGCTTCACCTCCTCCTCGACCGTGCGCAACCTGGTCGGGATCGCCGGCAAGCCGCACCCCAACACCGTCGTGGCCTGCATCGGTCCGGCTACCGCGCAGACCGCGCAGGAGCACGGGCTGCGGGTCGACGTGGTGGCGGGCGAGGCCAGCTCGGTGGCGCTGGTGGACGCCCTGGCCGAGCACGCCCGGCACCTGGCCGAGGCGGCTCAGGCCGCCGGCGAGCCGGTCGTACGGCCCAGCCAGCGCAAGGCCACCGCCCGGCGCTCGCGGTCCCGCCGGTGATGCCCCAGCCGATCCAGCCGATCCAGCCGGTCCAACCGAGCCGGCCGGTCCCGCCGGTCTCGCGTCCGCACGAGCGGCCCCGCCGGCTGCGCACCACCCCGGCCCTGCGCCGGCTGGTCGCGGAGACCAGCGTGCGGCCCGCCGAGCTGATCCTGCCGGTCTTCGTCCGTGACGGGATCGAGGAGCCGGCGCCGATCGGCTCCATGCCGGGCGTGCTCCAGCACACCCCCGACAGCCTGGTCGCCGCCGCCCGGGAGGCGGTAGCGCTGGGTGTCGGCGGCATCATGGTCTTCGGGGTGCCGCGGCCCGAGGACAAGGACGCCACCGGCTCCTGCGGGCTGCGGCCCGACGGGGTGCTCAACGTCGGGCTGCGCCGGCTGCGGGACGAGCTGGGCGACAGCACGGTCCTGATGAGCGATCTGTGCCTGGACGAGTTCACCGACCACGGCCACTGCGGGGTACTCACCGACGACGGGCGCGTCGACAACGACGCCACCCTCGAGGTGTACGCGCAGATGGCGGTCGCCCAGGCGGAGGCCGGTGCCCACGTCGTCGCCCCCAGCGGGATGATGGACGGCCAGGTCCGCGTGGTCCGTGAGGCCCTCGACCAGGCCGGGCACCAGGACGTCGCCGTCCTGGCCTACACCGCCAAGTACGCCTCGGCCGCCTACGGCCCGTTCCGCGAGGCGGTGGCCTCCACCCTGCAGGGCGACCGGGCCACCTACCAGCAGGACCCGGCCAACCGCACCGAGAGCCTGCGCGAGCTGCGCCTCGACCTCGCCGAGGGTGCCGACATGGTCATGGTCAAGCCGGCCCTGCCCTACCTCGACGTGCTCTCCGACGTCGCGCAGGCATCCGACGTGCCGGTCGCGGCCTACCAGGTCAGCGGGGAGTACGCGATGATCGAGGCCGCCGCGGCCCAGGGCTGGCTGGACCGGGACCGGATGGTCCTGGAGACGCTGACCTCGATCCGTCGCGCAGGGGCCCAGAGCGTCCTCACCTACTACGCCGTGCACGCGGCCCGCCTGCTGCAGGGCCAGGGGCGATGACCCGCTGGCTGGACCCGCAGGAGCAGCACGCATGGCGGGCGATCCTGCGCTCGGCCCACGTGCTGCGGGTCGCGATGGACGAGGCCCTCGCCCCCCACGGGGTGTCCCTGGGGGAGTACGAGCTGCTGAGCATGCTCTCCGAGGCGCCCGGGTGCCGGATGCGGATGTCGGTCCTGGCCGACCTCATCGTCCAGTCCCGCAGCCGGGTCAGCCACACCGCCACCCGGCTCGAGCGGCAGGGCTGGGTCGAACGGGCACCCAGCCGCGAGGACGGCCGGGGCGTGGAGCTGGCCCTCACCGC containing:
- a CDS encoding Ppx/GppA phosphatase family protein, which produces MRLGVIDVGSNTVHLLVVDAYHPGAHPMPDYSHSTVLRLAEHMTPGGDISAEGAQLLSRFVGECVEVAEERGVKQLMGFATSAIRDAGNTEDVLAQVKASSGVDLDVLEGDAEARVTFLAARRWFGWSAGRLLLIDIGGGSLELAAGLDEDPDVALSVPLGAGRLTRELSKDPPGAGELKVLRKRVRSEIASLQPRLARVGEPQLAVGTSKTIRSLARACGAAPRAEGPYVPRTLALADLTELVQKLALMPAAKRANLPGVSAARAPQLLAGAVVVEASMDLLGLDTLTVCPWALREGLILRFLDSLTGRDDSTNGYRA
- a CDS encoding sugar phosphate isomerase/epimerase family protein, with translation MNHIPVHLSTSSVYPENAAYAFDLAQRLGYDGVEIMVWTDPVTQEAGALNALAELHELAIGAIHAPTLLLAQRLWGWEPWGKIERALDLAAEVGAQCVVAHPPFRWQRGYAEGFVEGVAEREERWGVPIAVENMFPWRTGASAMQAYLPGPDPRPYPYEHVTLDISHAATAGTDALELARDLGPRIRHVHLGDSFGSFKDEHLVPGRGGQRCQEVLEFLVDQDFTGIVSLEVGTRRMSSPSREEALAESLAFAREHLGQHDLPGARRHTS
- a CDS encoding proline dehydrogenase family protein encodes the protein MDLADLNPSAVLRQTLLGVSRNDQLRQLIQQAPVSRDVVKRFVAGEETPDAVRVAGELVETRRRVTIDYLGEDTLDPEQAASTRDAYLELLGALSDAGLTADGTVEVSLKLSALGQALGRDGHRIALDHARAVCQAAANVGTTVTVDMEDHTTTDLTLATVRELRQDWPWVGVALQSYLYRTEEDCRDLAHEGSRVRLCKGAYKEPASVAYQDSGDVDRAYVRCLKILLQGQGYPMVASHDPRLIEITSVLAAKAQRSADSFEFQMLLGIRPEEQRRLAGAGAQMRVYLPYGQDWYGYLVRRMAERPANLSFFLRGLASRG
- the proC gene encoding pyrroline-5-carboxylate reductase, which gives rise to MTIAVLGAGVMGGTLVAALVRSGHRPSDIIVADKSAERAAQVALPHGARHDSAEEAVAAAQTVVLAVKPQDMSALIDQIRDQMRPETLVVSIAAGISTAFLEARLAEGTSVVRVMPNTPALVDQGMSALSPGRHCTPEHLAQARALLEHVGRVIVLDEGHQDAVTAISGSGPAYIFYVVEAMIEAGVLLGLPRDTATELVVQTLYGAATMIRETGHHPTVLREQVSSPGGTSVAALRALEDHKVRAAFLTAMEAAAVRSRELSPRPE
- a CDS encoding GNAT family N-acetyltransferase, whose protein sequence is MSEIHVRVLDEDEWQTYKSVRLRALRESPEAFVASAEEEESLEDAVWQERLARSQRLLAEENGDVIGVASVGGVHRTQSDDIGELFGLWVQADRRGSGVARRLLEHAAVVARGAGLKQLVYWVGTDNGRAVAFASSFGFRPTDDRRPMRIHGVDAEDAESEEMKMVYPLGDAAGVPTSL
- a CDS encoding acetoin utilization protein AcuC, producing MSGSWVMWDERYTAYDFGPGHPMHPSRLDLTYRLATALGLLDHDDVEVVPVEPARVADLLTVHSPDHVTEVKKVSADPSLARGRHGVGTEDTPAFAGMHEASSYGVGGTLAACEAVWSGRTKRAVNIAGGMHHAMPEASAGFCVYNDIAVGIKRMLDLGAERVVYLDLDVHHGDGVERVFWNDPRVLTVSMHESGRALYPGTGFPGDTGGPKAQDTAVNIALPPGTGDEGWLRAYQAVVPTIVRAFNPQVVVSQHGCDCHYADPLAHLTVSMDALAVACGWVAELAEDTAEGRWVSLGGGGYELVDVVPRAWTHLIGVVTGRPVDPSAPVPQSWRDYVLEVYGREAPTLMGDRGGRPIRYGRWEDGYQPEDPVDSAIMATRRAIFPGWGLDPYFD
- a CDS encoding helix-turn-helix domain-containing protein, which codes for MADERQLAEMTFMTVAEVAAVMRVSKMTVYRLVHSGELPAVRVGRSFRVPEQAVHDYLQDSYHGTA